Part of the Serinus canaria isolate serCan28SL12 chromosome 1, serCan2020, whole genome shotgun sequence genome is shown below.
TACAATACAATATGTATCACCAAGTGCAAAGGAAGAATTACGGCTTTTTTTGAAAAGTCTTGTAGTACAGCACAGAAAGTGGAAAATTTTTACTGAGAAATGCCACGCTTTAGTTTTGTGTTACAGATGACTGTCAgctgcagtgaaataaagctacATGGGTTTGTGGGGATGAAAATTTTACAGCAGCTCTAAATTTTTCAAGTCTCAAAGGTTTAAGTGTAAATATTCATGAACTCCACAGAGTATATTTTCCACACCAAATccattttgaatattttatcaTACAAACCACTAGAATGATTTTGCATGATCTTTTAAAGAATACTTACTTCTTCACAGAAGTGGAAAATACCAACTGCAAGTGTTAGAACATTGAGAAGATGATGAAAAGAGAACACACACTGTTCTGTAAATTCTGTCTGTTAAAATGCAGACAGTTTAACTGGACATGGAAAATTTCTTGTCTTTTACAAATCCCTTCTCTCCTTCGAAATCCCTAGTCACTTGTACCAGGATGCTCCTAGCTcagcttcaaaatatttcaagttcACTGTGTGAGATGAAAGAACCACCAATCATTCTCTTAAGGTTTAACAGACAATAAGATGGTTCAATGTTTTAGTTATGCACGATCTAAGCCCATTAAGTGAATTTTCCATCACttgacaataaaataaatttgaattaaTGTCTCctgtaatggaaaaaaatcttacttgAAACTAATtggctttttcattttctcagttaCTAATTCAGTGACTTGAACACCTTATTAATTAGTGAAAGGAGTTAATCTTGAAAAAAAGtccaaatgtttaaaaattagaaactgAATCAAATCTCCGACTGAAGTTATGTTAAATATATCCATAGCatcaaagaattaaaaataaaaccattacTAATTTGTGGTAAATCAAACCTAATTAATAATACCTGCTTAATATATCAcatacagcagcagaaaaatttaGCACATCAGTGCTAGGGATAGGATACCCTGGCAAGGAGAAGAgtgagagaaaaacatttattttcactaGAGTCAGttaacaaataataaaatagtacAGTGATTACTCTGTGGTATCAATAAACAACCTTACAGACAGTGGGAGCAGTAGGAATAAGATACTTAGAGCagaaaaatttacagaaaaataatctgctttCCACTGCTAGTCAGACAAAGCAGGACACATCTATCTCTAAAGTGAAAAATACATCTTGAAAAAGATGGaacctcctcctctccaggtcTAACCCAAGCAAAGCCTTTGCTCCCACCCGTGCTGGGGAGTGCGTGCAGTGGCTCCCATCTGTCCACTCCCCAAGGAAACGCCCATAGAGATGTGTGgagagcttttcctttcctgctccaaACTGCAAATGTTTAAAGGGGAAATCGTTTTCTAAGAGGCAACTGAGAGGCTCAAAGTATAGGAGAGAAGATAGGCATTTGATTTCAGCGTGCTGTGCCGATGTCTCTGCCTCCCTGTACCCCAGTGTTGCTAAGCTATGGTGTTATGTGATGTTCAAAGCTATCTGTAGCCACACAAGCCCTTTGTTCCACAGGGCAGCTGAGTTTTTGTATCAAGAGAACCAACTGATGCTAGACAGCCCTAGTGACTTAAAACCCATCATCAATATAAATCATAAATCCTCCCTGTAAAACTGTTTTTGTCTATGGcacacagaaaggcagaaagcaaaaccTATTTAGGCTGCTGTTCTTATGGTGGTGAGGACAGATCCTTTGACTGCAAATAAAAGCTTTTGCCACAAACTTAGAACAGTCAGACCAACAAGTCCTTAGAACCACTTCCAGGGTATCTTCTGTGGAAACATTTTACTGCTGCACACGTGCCTGATAAATAAGTGACATGCATGTGCACACATTCCACAGATGGCACCCCGCTTATacacacagggacacctttcatttctgtgttgTCCTGCTGTATGCATCAGGTACTGTAATCAGTACTAAGAAACAATGTGAAAAAACAGgctttgtgaaaataaaaaatccttgAAACACAAATGAAGATGTTTAACACCATAGGCACAAAATATGATTTGGCCAGCTGATAATACAAATACATCTTCaagtattaaaaataagttGCAATTTAGTATAGCAGTATGAATTTCTGTACAGAACCCCCTAAGCTATGCAAACTTCTTAGActtaagggaaagaaataaaacaaacagttGTTATACGCTTCTTCCCTTACACAGTTAAATGCAAATTCTCTCTTACAGTCATATTCCTGCTatctccctgcacacacagctgatACGCCACCTACTGCAAACCCAAGCTGACAGTCAGAGCAATGCAAGCAGCATTTCTATTCCAACATCGAGCTGGAGCTGAATAAAGGTGCTTTTTAATAAGAAACATCCTCTTTGCAAGCTgacaagagcaaagcaggataGCTGTGTTGCTGTCCTAGCTTCAAtaatggagagaaaaggaagcaggagagaaaacGAATGcgaagaaaaaaacagcaactCTGAAAGCTCCGAGCTAGACAAGGACTATAAAACGTCTCTGATTACTCTGAATGTCGGTGGTTATCTATATATCACACAAAAACAGACACTAACCAAGTATCCAGATTCTTTCCTGGAGGGGATCATAAATGGAAGAATAATGTGCCCATTTGATGCAGACGGTCATTACTTCATAGACAGAGATGGACTCCTTTTTAGACACATCCTCAACTTCCTACGGAACGGAGAACTTCTTCTACCAGAGGGGTTTCGAGAAAATCAACTTTTGGCACAAGAAGCCGAATTTTTCCAGCTTAAGGTACTCTCAGAAGCAGTGAAATCAAGGTGGGAGAAAGAACAGCTAGCATCCCGAGAGACTACTTTCCTGGAAATAACTGACAGCCACGACCGTTCTCAAGGACTTAGAATCTTTTGTAATGCTCCTGAAttcattgcaaaaataaaatccagaattGTACTGGTGTCCAAAAGCAGGCTGGATGGATTTCCAGAGGAGTTTTCAGTATCTTCAAATATTATACAATTCAAGTACTTCATAAAGTCTGAAAACGGTACACGATTGGTACTGAAGGAGGACAACACCTTTGTCTGCACCCTGGAAACTCTTAAATTTGAGGCTATTATGACGGCTTTAAAATGTGGATTTAGACTGCTGACCAGTCTGGACTGTTCAAGAGGGTCGATTGTTCACAGTGATGCACTGCATTTTATCAAGTAATCACAAAGGCAAAGGCAATGAGCACGCAGCCAGTAaacctccctgagctgcagcctcctggcaTCACAAATAATGCATCTAACTAGCCCTGtaccacagagctcagctgctaATCAACTGATGTGAGCTAATGGTATGTAAATCTCATAATGACATCTATCTCTGGCTTACTTAAGCTGAATGAAAATTTTATGCCTGAATTTAACAAGAATTATCTGCTAACATTGTAAACACATGGAATGCTTTATGCTCTTTGTAATATGTTTTCTCGATGGTGTCTTTCAACCAGAGAGTCTAGCTGAATTTTTGTGTACCTGTGTGATGAACGTGCATATACCTAACTGCTCTGCTGAAAAGCAGTGAGTGTTTTCAGATAATAAGCAGGCTTAAAGTATGTTTTGCTTATAACACATTAAGAATGGATTTTGACTGGAATAAATGATTTTGACTGTTCATTAGTGTTTATGGTAATCTATTGTACTGAAATTCCAAAAAGCAAGATTGCAAGAGAGTTTAAAATAACCAACTTTAAGTTAAATGGCTTCTCAACTTACTTAACCCCAAATTTATAGCATATTGCTACATTAATGCTGCCAGAAATATGTAAACCAACAAAATAATGCTGGGGgagattaattttattataGGAATTGGGTCCAATCTGCACAGAATGTTAAATTTTCTAGTCATACAAACATATCAAATAGCTAACAAAAGTATTTGACATTAAGTTTAGTGTAACAGGTTTCCAGTATTGGCATCCAACAATGCCACAGTCAGTATTTCCTAGCAATCATTTGTGCTCATAAGGACAGGCAATGAACAGAGCCCTTGCTTTGCACAGTGGCTCACTAAATGCAATGAGTACTATCAGTTCTGAACAGACCACCTGCTGGCATTAAAGACAATTCACTCTAAGTAATGGAATAAATATCTTCATTCTCCTCATCTCCACTAtttataaaatcttttaattgatattttaaacaaagtttTAATAGCTTCTCTAGAACAACTGTAACTAAACACAAGTACTACAGTGTTCAGTAGTCATATCACAAAAGCAAGCTGAAATATTATCACAAAAGGCAAGTAGAAGCAGCACTAACTCTGAGCATTGTTTGTCATTGAAACCAATCATCATTCACAGCTTGTATGAACCCAAAATTCAAGTTCAATGcttataaagaaagaaaaaaatcaagtaagCAGTCTCCCAAAACACCGAttttatacaggaaaaaaataatgtcaaCAAAAGGCAGTACAATCCATACTAGAAGTGACAACCAAGGAAAACAGCTAAcagaagacaggctgagaacaGTTGTAGTTTGAATTTTAAGGGGAACAAATCAATCCTAAGTAACAAGAGCTGAGAATACAAATGCAAGGTACACTTATCCCTCAACATGAAActctttttcacttttaacaCACAACAGGTGTTGTTAACTAGGTCCCTTGCTAGAGATGAAATAATACAATGATGCTACATCTCCAGACTAGGGAGCAGTGACTGAAACATACTCCAATATGATTTCATCAAATGGGGGAATTCAACCTCTCCACAATACTCCATCAGAATGAATACACTGTTTAGAAATTATGATGTCTTCTATCTAGTCCTCCTGTTACAGACTTACAGTTCTCAAAAAATATGGTTCTATAAAAAATATGGTTCTAAGTGGAACTTTTCTAGACTCTaatgtttaaaaatcagattacTTTATATTTCAAGCATACAAGCTGAAGAACTGCCCATGTATCCCAAAACTTCTCTGAATTTGTCCAAATGCATTAATTATATACACACAAAAGATACATAGTAAAATACTATTGTTTACATGTGCCACCAGCATGTGTcatcttccctcctccccttccaAGCTATTTTCAAATTgaggtattaaaaaaatcctcattaaCCACTACTCTTGTACTTATAAGAATCTGTAGGACTTCTGTGAAAAGCAAATGTGAAAGCTTCcctaaaagaaatacaaaatcctGTTGATCTTCTAGGACAAGAACTAGAAACACAATCACACAGAACAATTACATGAAAGTCCCTTTGTAGATACAATTCTCTACCTGAACAAGATAAAGTGGCAAGACAATCTAAAAAAGCTCCATAATGAATCCACAAGTTTTAAAGCAGCATGCTCACAGTGCTGTCAAATACACAGCCTGCATCAGCACAAAGTCTGGAGGAGGGTGTTGCTCCTGGGATGTCAATCTATTTGCGCTTAAACACTTTTGATTACAACCTTCATTTGTCCTGGGTCTTtgactaaaatttaaaatgtaattgcagctgaaaagaaggaaggtgaaaaccaatttttatttcaaacaatTAATATATGTTAATTAAATATGTTGTGGTTTCTCGCCTTTCAGTTAAGCTCTTAGGACGCCAAACACCAAGAAATCAATTGTCAGCACTCCCCTATTAGAAGGCAGCACCAGTTTTTTATTGGAGCATGACTTTTGCTCATGAAAAATCAGGAGAGAATTCGATGGGTCTGCATTTactgtagaaaatattttcagaatataaGTTATTCATAAGCTGATAATCACAGGTAACATGGAAACCATCTGAAGCATCTTCTAATAATATTGTATGGCTATTCATAAAAGATTTGTTTGCCAGGCTTTTGGTTCAGAATATCTACTGCCCTCTCAACCTATGAAAgagaacttgaaaaaaaaagggttttttaagtgaaaaatgtaCTTCTTTaatcattattaaaataaatacctgtgttgtttggtttttattgcagatttgcttgtttgtttgtttaaaattcaATTATGCATTACCTTATGTAATTTTAACTGGattttttgtatatttctgTGTAAGTAGCACTGACATCTATGGCACACATGTCAAGTCATCTGCTGCAACACTAACTTCAATcgtgtttcttttcccttttccatgaGCAGTGATGCATTTCTGCAAGTGTCAGGGTTTGAAATATTTACATGCTACCTCTGATCGAAGGCACCTCAGCTTTTTGAAttacacagcagaaagaaacacggagttaaaaaatttaattcccTTCCCTATTCAGACTAAACAAATCCACAACTGTCTTGAATCATGTCATATCAGCTACAATTAGACACTTCAAACTAGATATAAACTTGAGCAATTTTTCAGGGTGGGACTGTTCTGTTTTGGTATATGTacaaaaaaagcacataaaaCCTCAATATTGTGAATAATGTTTCCTTTGTACTTTATAAACATACTAAATataacataaatatattttgcatatGTTCAGTCAGTCAGGTGGATACTTGTGTTCCATCACAGTAGGATGAGCCAGAAAAAGTACCCAGTTAGGCATCAGCtaccttttctgtcttttctttaaaGCTGGGAATTTCATATTCAATAACTGCTATGACAATATGAAACCTGCAAAATCAAGTGTTTAAGTCAGAAATATCCACAGTTGTTCTAACAACATTAACATTACTTAGTATATGATGTGCaggcaaattatttttattctcctttatCTCATTAAGACCTGGATCACAACAAACTTACAGAACTGCCCTACAAGTATCAGGAAGGAATGGCAATTACCATAATTTCTCCAATGATTTTCAACTGCTCTGGTAGGAATAAGAAGGAACTTCCATTTTCCCAAGGAGGCACTTAACCTGCTCCCAGGCTTGGTCAGCTCTGCTTGCCTCCCTGCCTGTTTTGTCAGGTGAGAAAAGGCGTCACCAAGCGGAAAGGAGGCAACTGAAGGCAGGACTATATTCCACAGACTACAAAAAAATGTCCTTGCCCCTATTAATTTCTTGAATGACCACTCttggaaaaatataaacagcTGCCAAACTAACCAAAATACTGACACCTGGATGCACACCTTTCCCCACTGGTGGAGGAGAAGCCAAGGACTGTATCACACTTGGCAGTACACTGGCATAGGTACCAACTATACGGATTTCCATTGAGAACAAAACCTACAAGTGGCTGTACTATGTCAGACTAAAGCCTGTTTTAGCCCAGTTTTCCCTGCCGACTGGGAACTGTTTCTAAACCCAGAGACTTCACATGTCTGGGAGAACCCCCATTTTTGATCCTTTTACCCTCACATTCTTTCCCTTGTCTTGTTCTCTCCTCCCATCATAcaactatttttcatttttgtttcactgTACCTCTTCCTTTCATCAGGTCAGTTGTGGGGCTTTGTCAGGGATGCCTAGGATAGAATAAATACTGGGAAAAATATATACAATGCCTGCTCAAAGTATTTCTTCAGTCTCTAACCAGTGTTACTGCCCAATGACTTCTAGAGTTAGATGTGGTTTCTGGAGGTAGTCTTGATGCTGTGAACTTCAGAGGCTGCACAACAAGGTCAAATTGCAGCTCTAGTTCTGTACCTTCAGTACTGACTCACTCACTGACCGGTGTTTCACAGCCTCATAATTGCACTATTGATATTTTCAAATGCTCatgtcttatttttttattttttgcatttgtacCTATTACAACTGTTTAAGTGACAACAGGTCACTTCTTTTCTACAGCAGGTAAAAATTACATCATCATTTGCAGAAAATTGGTGGCATTGTTATTTTTGCCtcttaaaagcattttccaCTCAGTAAGATGAGAAGAGGTTGAGAGAATTGTCTTCTTCCCCCACTCCTCATTAGTATACAACCTGAATAAGGGcaggcaacaaaaaaaaatacaatttaataaGAGCAGTGTCTAATCCATTCATTTATTTGTGTAGAAGGGTCATGTTGCCCTAATGCTACTGACTGATAAATCAGGATTAGGGATGAAGAGCACAAGTTCACTTGGGTCTGTGACAAAATAAATACTATTTTCCTAGGCCAGATCATCTTTGCAAAATAACTATTACATAAACCCAACATtgtctgctgccctgcagcacaaggTAGATTGACAGGAAAGTGACTACTagtaaaaaaaatgaaggaatcCTTATATAAAGAGAGAGACTTGCATAATTTACTGTGTTGAAACAAAATCAATAAGTAAGGCACAAGAAATTTAGGATcagaaaaaataccattttggggtttgtttacATTTGAAATAGACATTCTGTAACTACTATGTATTGGTAAATCACAGAGAACATTGTCTCAAAACACTGCCTCTGTAAATCATCATCATTCCCAACAAAATGCCAGAAAACAAGCTGTATGGCAAGGACTGGGGAAGGTAGGAGGAAGATGTATGATGACACCTGAGGAACATGGATGAGCAAGCACTCCAAAAAAGCAACTGCAGTTGCCTTCCTTTCTGAAATTACGTAATATTCTGTAAAACAAGAGTGTTGATCTCCTTTCCCAAAAATGCTTGTAGTAGGAGTACCACACACAGCTAATGCAACAGTCTCCCAAGAAGCTGTTTCTATCTGTGCTGTTCAAAGCTGGTACAATAATTATAGCTGTAAACAGCAGCTACTCATTTAAAACACCATTACAACATGATGATAATGCAAGCTCAACATGCTTGGATTTCAAAACCAAGTTGTTAGAAGATGACTCCTATAAATGGAGTCATTCCGAATGTATGTAAGCTTCTCCTGATAATGGTAAAAATTACAACACTGCCTCTTTCACTGCGATGTGACTTTGGGGGACATAACCTCAGTTTACATATAGTTCATGAAAGCCATCATCTTTCTGGGCATTAAAGGAGTATTCCACTAGTCCCACCCCAAGcattattttagttttgtgAAAAGCTAGATCTCTATGTTTTTCCAGGAtacatctttttctttcctttgacaCCACCAAACTTTCAGGGGCAGCTTTGTTCCACGTGTGGAAAGCCTGCTCTAACCAAAGCACAAGGTCTCCTTGCTCGCAGCTCCTGAAGAGAGATTTGGCATCCTGTGTCAGGGGGAGGCACTTTACCAGCAACAGAAACACATCAAGGAGATGAGAACACAGGTTTAAA
Proteins encoded:
- the KCTD4 gene encoding BTB/POZ domain-containing protein KCTD4; this translates as MERKGSRRENECEEKNSNSESSELDKDYKTSLITLNVGGYLYITQKQTLTKYPDSFLEGIINGRIMCPFDADGHYFIDRDGLLFRHILNFLRNGELLLPEGFRENQLLAQEAEFFQLKVLSEAVKSRWEKEQLASRETTFLEITDSHDRSQGLRIFCNAPEFIAKIKSRIVLVSKSRLDGFPEEFSVSSNIIQFKYFIKSENGTRLVLKEDNTFVCTLETLKFEAIMTALKCGFRLLTSLDCSRGSIVHSDALHFIK